GCGGAGAGCTCAGCAAGCGGAACGTCGGTGACGGTGAGCATTACGGTCTGACGAATCGCCATGCCAGCCATGCTTCCCCCGGCGTCGGAGTAGCACCGATCACGGGGTCTCGGCGGTGGAGAATCAGCCGCTGTGGAAGAGCGGTGGCGTTGCCGCCGAGAATCCTTACCCGAGGGCGTCCAGCCAGACCTTCCTGGCTTCGAGAGCTTCCTGCGCCTCAGCGATCTTCTTGGTGTCGCCGGAGGCCTTCGCCGCCTCCAGCTCCTCGTCGAGCTTCGCGATCGCGCTCTGCAACTGGCTGGCGAGTCCCTCGGAGCGAGCAATGCGCTCGGGGTTGTTCTTCTCCCAGTGCTCGTCGTCGAGCTTCTTCACGGCGTTCTCCACCTTGCGCAGGCGTTCCTCAACCGTCTTCACCTGCTCGCGCGGCACTCGGCCGATCTCATCCCACTTGCGCTGGATGACAGTCAGCGCCTCGCGGGCCTTCACCCGGTCGGTCTCAGCAAGGATCGGCTCAGCCTGCTCGAGAAGGGCAAGCTTCAACTCGAGGTTCTCCTGGTACTCGGCGTTGTCGCGCGCGTCGAGCTCACCCTTCGCGGAGTAGAGCACATCGCCCGCGGCCTTGAACCGGGCCCACAGGGAATCGTCGAACTTCTTGCCGGCCCGGCCGGCGCGCTTCCAGTCATCCAGCAGCGCACGGTAGGCGGGGATGCCGTCCACTCCCTTCGGGGTGAGCGCCTCAGCCTGCTCGACCAGAGCCTGTTTGCGGGCGCGCGCCTCACGGTGCGCGGAGTCCAGCTCGGCGAAGAACGTCTTGCGGTGCCCCTCGATGGTGGTCCGGGCGGCGCGGAACCGTTTCCACAGTTCGTTGCTCTCTGCCTTGGGCAGCCGAGGGCCTTCCTGCTGGTGCTTCTGCCAGCGCGCGAAGATGTCGTCGATCTGCGCGGTGACCTGCTTCCACTGCGCCTTGGCGGGATCCGCGGCCGCAAGCGTCTCGGCCTCGACCACGAGCGACTCGCGGTAGCGGAGCGCTTCCTCGACGGCCGCCTTGGCCTCCGCGGACTGCTTCTCGGTGAGCTCGCCGACCGAACTGCTCAGCGCCTCCAGACGAGTCCGGAGCGCGGCAAGGTCACCGACGGCGTTCGCATCCTGGACCGCGGCAGTCAGAGTCTGCACGGCCTTCGCTACGTCAGCAGCGGGCGCACCGCGGCGGGCACGCTGCTCGAGCAGGCCCACCTGCCCGGCCAAATCCGCATACTTGCGCTCGAAATACGCGAGCGCCTCTTCGGCCGATCCGTCTGGGTATTGACCGACTTCACGCTCGGTCTCGCCCTCACGAACGAACACGGTTCCGGTCTCGTCCACACGGCCCCAGGGAGCCTTATCGTTGGTAACCACGCACCACCTCGATGTATCCACGCCGGTTGCCTCTAACCAGCAGGCACCCAGCCTATTGCACGACCTATTGCAGGGTGATACCCGTAATGCTTGTCGGGACCGCGGGAGCTCCATCGGAGGACCCATCGGCAGTGCCGGCATCCGTGATCTCAGCGGTCAGCGCGTCCAGGCCGCTGGTGACCCTGCCGAGCACGGTGTAGCCGCCCGCGGCATCGGCCGGGATCGTCGTGTCGCCGTAGACGATGAAGAACTGGCTGCCCATGCTGTGGGCGTTTCCGCTCTGGCGGGCCATGGCGATCGTGCCTGCCGGGTAGACGTCGTCGGCCGGGGCGTTCTCGATCGGGCCGTACCGGAAGTCCGGTCCGCCGGTGCCATCACCGCTCGGGTCGCCGCACTGCAGCACCGAGAAGCCCTCGCCAGTGGTCAGTCGGTGGCAGGTGGTGCCATCGTAGAAGCCGCTCTGCGCCAGGCTGATGAACGAGGAGACACCCTGCGGTGCGAGCGCACCGTCCAGTTCGATGCCGAGCGGGATGCCGTTCAGCGCCAGCTCACCGGTCCAGACGCGATCCTCGGCGATCGAGGCCTCCGGAACCTCACCGGTGTTCTCGCCGGTTGCGGTCTCTTCCGGCTCGGGAGTCGCCGATGCGGATGCCTCGGGCTCCGGTGCACCGGGCCCTGAGCTGAAATACAGCACCTGGGCGGTCGTGGCCAGGGTGGCGATCACGACCAGGGCGATCGCGGCGATCCAGTTGTCGCGCACCCGGCGGGCGACGCTGCGGGTGTGAACCTGCTGGCGTGCCTGGTAACGACGGAGTCGCTCGCGAGCTTCGCGATCCTGGCTCGTTGGTTTGGCCACGTATTCCTCCGTCGGGCTCGAACAGTCCAGAAGAACTTTAGTGAGGCGGCAACAGCCCGGCCAAATGCGCGGGTGAGCGGGGGTGTCAGCGGGCCCGATTAGGCTTGCGGCATGACCGCCCAGCCCGGGC
The Diaminobutyricimonas sp. LJ205 genome window above contains:
- a CDS encoding DUF349 domain-containing protein, translating into MVTNDKAPWGRVDETGTVFVREGETEREVGQYPDGSAEEALAYFERKYADLAGQVGLLEQRARRGAPAADVAKAVQTLTAAVQDANAVGDLAALRTRLEALSSSVGELTEKQSAEAKAAVEEALRYRESLVVEAETLAAADPAKAQWKQVTAQIDDIFARWQKHQQEGPRLPKAESNELWKRFRAARTTIEGHRKTFFAELDSAHREARARKQALVEQAEALTPKGVDGIPAYRALLDDWKRAGRAGKKFDDSLWARFKAAGDVLYSAKGELDARDNAEYQENLELKLALLEQAEPILAETDRVKAREALTVIQRKWDEIGRVPREQVKTVEERLRKVENAVKKLDDEHWEKNNPERIARSEGLASQLQSAIAKLDEELEAAKASGDTKKIAEAQEALEARKVWLDALG
- a CDS encoding peptidylprolyl isomerase; amino-acid sequence: MAKPTSQDREARERLRRYQARQQVHTRSVARRVRDNWIAAIALVVIATLATTAQVLYFSSGPGAPEPEASASATPEPEETATGENTGEVPEASIAEDRVWTGELALNGIPLGIELDGALAPQGVSSFISLAQSGFYDGTTCHRLTTGEGFSVLQCGDPSGDGTGGPDFRYGPIENAPADDVYPAGTIAMARQSGNAHSMGSQFFIVYGDTTIPADAAGGYTVLGRVTSGLDALTAEITDAGTADGSSDGAPAVPTSITGITLQ